The window TTCTCCCTCATGCTGCGTTACACCCAGTTCGGGCGCGCCCTCTACGCCGTCGGCGGCAACGCCGAGGCCGCCCGCCTCTCGGGCATACCCGTGGACCGCGTCCGCATCATCGCCTTCTCCGTCAGCGGCGCCATGGCCGGGCTTGCGGGCATGATGCTTGCCTCCCGGTCCAGCATCGCCTCGCCCACCGCCGCCGAAATGCACGAGCTGTACGCCATCGCCGCCTGCGTCATCGGCGGCGCCAGTCTCACCGGCGGGGAGGGCGGCGCCTTCGCCGCCATCGCCGGGGCGCTCATCATGATGGTGCTTTACAACTTCTGCAACATCAACAACATCTCCGTGGACTGGCAGCAGGTGCTTGTCGGCGCGCTGCTGGTTGTGCTGGTCTTCTACGACACCTGGCGCAAACGGCGGGCGGGACTGCTGCGGGACTGATTGGGGCGCCCGGCCCCCGCCGTTGCCCCGATACCCCGCCAATGCTTAGACTATGCGCCAGAGGAGAAACAAACCAATGGGTCTTGGACGCGCCATAATATGCCTGCTGCTGCCGCCCCTTGCCGTGTTCGACAAGGGTTGCGGCGCCCTGCTGCTGGTGACCGTTCTCTGGCTTTGCGGCTGGATACCGGGGGTGATTGCCGCCGTGGTTATCTGCCGTGACTAGGCCTGGTGACGGCGCACCACTCTTGCCATCCCCGTAACTGCCAAGCCGGCGGGCGCAGACACATTTTTTTGTGTCTTGTTCTTGCTCTTGCTCTTCATCTTGCTCTTGCTCTACTCTTTGGCCATCGCCGGGGGCCATGGCAGGCGCTCTCTGGCAGGCGGAGAAGAGATGGCTCCGTGAGAAAAGCCGGATTCGTTTGGTGATTTTGAGCAAGATGAAGAGCAAGAGCGAGAGCAGGAAAAGACACCAATGCCAATAGGCTGAGGCGTCACACCCCAACATCAGGAGCACACCATGAACCGCACACGGTCTGAAGAGCTTTGGCAGTCCGCACGGCAGGTGCTGGTCGGCGGCGTGAACAGCCCCGTCCGCGCCTTCAAGGGCGTGGGCGGCGCGCCCTTTTTCGCGAAGTCCGGCGCGGGCCCCTGTGTCCGGGACGCCGACGGCAATGAACTGGTGGATTATGTGCTGTCCTGGGGGCCGCTGGTGCTGGGCCATGCCCATCCCGCCGTGGTGGACGCGGTGTGCCGGGCCATGGCGTCGGGCTCCAGTTTCGGCATCCCCACGGAGGCGGAAATCCTGCTGGCGGAGAAAATCCGCGCGCACTATCCCGTCATGGAGAAGGTGCGGCTGGTGAACAGCGGCACGGAGGCCACCATGAGCGCCGTCCGCCTCGCGCGCGGGGTCACGGGGCGCAACGTGGTGGTGAAGGTGGACGGCTGCTACCACGGCCACGCGGACGGTCTGCTGGTCAGCGCGGGAAGCGGGGTGGCCACGCTCGGCCTGCAGGACAGCCCCGGCGTGCCCGCCGCCTTTGCGGGGCTCACCCTCACGGTGCCCTACAACGACCTGGAGGCGGTGCGGGAACTCTTCTCGCGGCGCGGGGACGAAATCGCCTGCATGATCATCGAGCCGGTGGCGGGGAACATGGGCGTGGTTCTCCCCGAACCCGGCTATCTTGAGGGGCTGCGCGCAATCACGGCGGCGCACGGAGCGCTGCTCATTTTCGACGAGGTGATGTCCGGCTTCCGCGCGGCCCTGGGCGGCGCGCAGCGGCTTTACGGCGTGCGGCCCGACCTGGTGACCCTCGGCAAGGTCATCGGCGGCGGGCTGCCCGTGGGCGCCTACGGCGGCCCTGCGGCGTTCATGGACCAGTTGGCGCCGCTGGGCGCCGTGTACCAGGCGGGCACCCTCGCGGGCAACCCGCTGGCCATGGCGGCGGGCCTGGCCACGCTGGGGGAACTGGAACGGCCCGGCGTGGCGGAGGGCATCACGGCCAAACTGGCCGCCCTGGCCGAAGGCCTGGGGGACATCGCCCGCGCGGCGGGCGTGCCCGTTTTCCAGACCCGCGCGGGCTCCATGGGCTGCCTCTTCTTCCAGGAAGGCCCCGTGCGGAACTACGACGACGCCAAGAAGTCCGACACCGCCCGCTACGCGAAATTCTTCTGGGCCATGCTCGACCGGGGCGTCTACTTCGCCCCGTCCCAGTTCGAGGCCTGCTTCATGAGCGCCGCCCATGAAGACCGTCACATTGACCAGACCCTGGACGCCGCAAGGCAGGCCATGGCGGCGCTGTAGATCACGGCGGCGCACCTTGGACTGTTGATTGGTGACGCCGTTGGCGTCGCAGGCGCCAGAAATCTCAAACCGTCCCGCCGACCCCTCAGTTGTGTCGTGGTTTCCCGACCATGCCACAACAATTACGCACGGAGCGGCGCGCCGACACAGGACAACACCTCGAAGCACAGTGTGCGCGTGCCCGCCTTCAAGTCGAGCAAGTCCAAGTTAACCCCGCGCGGGTCGGCATTGGCGGAATTGAGGTGCGAATGGGACATATGAACGTGCCAAATACCGTTCAACAGTAGATTGCCCGCATCAGTTATCCTGCGGTTGTTGTTTTCCCCAAGATATGGCCGAACGCAGTCGCGACACACCCCATACAAATCCACACGACAGAAAGACTCCAAGAAAAGCGCCGCGCAGGGAGGCAGGTGTCCGGGTTACAACCACGCCCAAACCGCCATACACTTGCTCAAGTTCATCCGCGCTTTTCTCAACGGCCAGTTCCGGATAGTCATAAAGAACGAACTTGCCATTCGTGAAACTGCATGCAACAACGGTGTGATTAACTTCTGGCGCGCCATTTTTCTTGATCGCAAGTATCACAACAGCCTTGGTCTTTTCCAAAATATGCTGAACATCCGGAATACCCAACAGTCGCCCCTCTGCATGGGCACCATTCTGCCGGTTTACGACTTGACACACGTCATACAGGCTGAGGGGGCGCGGGGCGCTATCCCATCCGGTTCCGGCAACCAGATCGCGCAGTGAGCATTCAACTCCAATCGAGCGCAAAGCCACATAGGCTGAAATCAGGCCACACCCCTTTTCACGAATCTCTGTCCCAAAACTCCTGGACGGTGCGGAGAGTGCCCGCGCTGAAGAACAGGCGAACATGCACGACAACACCACCATACTCAGCAACAACTGACCGCCCGGCCAGGCATGGTCATGCTGCTGTGCAAGGTGACACGAACTGTCAGGCGCAACAAACCCTTCCGTGTGCAACAAAAGCCCTCCCCTGTTGTTGTGCCGCCGGTTTCGGCCACAGTCAGTTCTTTCCGCGGAGCGTGAACAACGAGGCGTCAAGGACATCCTCCAATTCCTCCGGCGTTGACACATCCCGGTATGTCACGTTGCGCACGGTATCATGAACGGGAACGCCGCTCGGAATTACCTGATTAAACACATCAGGCAGGATAGTGTTGATCTTGCAGGATTGCACCTCAATGTACTTCCCGCCACTCTTGGTCCCATCCGGCAGGAACCATTCCTGTTTGATTGCCTTGGGCAGCCATAGGTGGCCTCCCATATGGGTGAGGTTGTAGGCGGTTGTGCGCGCGTTCATATACCGCCCTCTAACGGGGGTGGTTGCGTTTGCCTGCGCATCATCACTGTAAACATTAATATAGTGATCACGCATTACAAAGGCGAAATCTTTCTGGGGATCGAGATACAGTTTCATTATCGGCGGAGTGCCGACGTAGATGACAAGGCAAGAGGTTCCATCCACAAGCTCGGGTCTTTCCGAAAGATAGGCAAAACCGTCCAGGCAGGCAACTATATCTATGAACATGAAGCCATACCCCGTGTCGCGAATCATGTCGCGCAGCATGACCAAGGCGAGCAGATCGTCGAGGTTGACAAACTCATCACGTCCCTTAAAAGCGAAGATCGCTCCAGAGTTTGCGAGTTTATCATACATGCGTATTTCACTGCCATTGAACGCTTTGACAAGAGATCGAGTTATGGTCTCACCCCACTTATACTCTTCGCCCAGGTACAGCATATCCCCGGCAAATGCCGTGTGCAGTCGGCGCAGTCGTGTGGGCTCGTCATCACTGACGAGGGTGCATTCATACGTCCCGGAGACAATGGATTCCCTGATCCCCTTGAACCAGTCAAGGAGTTCGCCGCTCGTGACAGTATTTTTCTGCTGCATGATCCAGTCCGTATATGCCGCATTCCGTTCTTCAACAGGCAAGGCACGGGCGCATACGTCAGAAAACAGCTCCTGCTCCGTCCGGGTGTCGTCAGCCACACACGTGCCCACGGGAACACAGAACACACACATCAATCCCATGAGCCCGCCCATTCGTAATGTGTTCATCAGTAAATTCCTTTCAGGATTAATCTGCACCGCAGTCAACAGACGTGTTTCACGTTCACGCCCGCGCTTTCCTCAATAGCAATTCTGAAGGACATCCTTGGTTCCGCAGGATAGCTCATTGGCGGTGGTACCAGGTCCGCAAACGCCGCCTCCTGGGTTCTCAGCCCATACGCACATTCCACTGAGGTGTGTTCCACATTCCTGGGTGACCAGGTTGTATTCGCCCTTCTTCGAACCACAGTCCGATTGTGCCCAAGAGGGTTCTCCTGGGCACCCACTCACCCAAGAAAACAGCCCACATTCAGCGGCTGTCTTTCCGTTGCATGGCACCTTGGCCTCGAAAAAGCACGATGTGGTCTGCACAAAACTTTTCTCTTCGCAAGCGCCCACTACCGCGCGCTTGAGCGTGGCGGCGGAGACACGGCTACCTTGTGCGCTTGGTTCCTCAACAGTAGCGTATAATGAGTATGCGATACAGACCAAAGCCGACGTGATGAAGATTGTGCGGGGAGTCGGACGGAACCGCAACATTTCCTTCCTGGTAAACATATGATCCTCCTTCATGTTTGATCTCGTCATGTCGTAATCCAGCCATGATGTCTTGCGGTCAGTGATTCGGGATGCCGGTGATTTTTGCCGCAAGGGCGCTCTCTGGGTATCTCTTGACAATTCTGTCTATGCACTCCTTCGCCACATCCGGCTTCCCGTGCGCTTCCAAGAATGCCGTGGCACGCCTAAGTCCATACAACACCTCTGCTTCGATTTTCCTGTCGCTAATGAACGGGAAATGTGAAATTCGTGACAGTGTGTTGGCCATTTCCTCCACAACGGCGATATCCCCCTGGCTCATGGCACTGCTGAGAATCAAAGTCTGGGCGCGTACCGCGTCCACGCCGCCTGAATCCTGTCGGGCGGCATCGGTGAGCACTTCCTTGGCCGAAGACAGCGGCAATTTCTTGCCAATCATGGATACGATATAATACTTGTCTAATTCCGTGGAGTGGCTGTTTAAGCCTGCCGCAAGCACGCTAATCCACTTGTCCTCATCACTGTTTCGAACGAATGGAGCCGCGTTCCGCATTAGTCTGGAAAAGACGGATTCATTTACAAGTTTCTTGTTTTCCAAGCTCCATTCCGGGTTGTCGAGAAATGCGACCATTCTTTCCGGCTCTTTGTTCAGGCCCGATATGGCGGAAAACAGCACTTCCTGCGTCAACGTCTGCCATTTGTCCAACTTTCCAAGTTCATTGATTGACTGAACCATCATGGAATCGAAACCCATCTCTCGGTACACGGAAACGGAAATCCCATAGCAGGCCATTCGTGCCAGAATATCTTCGCTTTCGAGTATCTGCCCGTAAGTGGTGAAAGCGGCCTCCAGTTGCTCTGGGTTGAGCGCGTCGTAACTCGGAAAGCAGAGCAGCCACAAGGTCAACATCCGGGGATTGTCGGCCTTGACCAAGTGCTTCTCGAGTATCTCTCTGTCCTGCGCCACCGTCAACAGGTTATCATAGGCGAACTTGAACATCTGGCCAAGTTCCAACACGTCTCTTGCGTATTGTGCGTCATTCGGAATAAGGGGTATGCCGCCTATGATACGCAGCGCTCCCCCATATGCATTCCCAGCACCAAAGTCGTGTTTCACTTCCATTTTCAACTGCTGAAGTGTTTCTCCCGCCACCTCCAGCGCATGTTCAGCGAGCCGACCTTCTTCCATTGGGTTTTCATTGTCGCCTGCATGCACTATGGCAACCCCACCCAAAACGAGCAGC is drawn from Candidatus Hydrogenedentota bacterium and contains these coding sequences:
- the hemL gene encoding glutamate-1-semialdehyde 2,1-aminomutase, which encodes MNRTRSEELWQSARQVLVGGVNSPVRAFKGVGGAPFFAKSGAGPCVRDADGNELVDYVLSWGPLVLGHAHPAVVDAVCRAMASGSSFGIPTEAEILLAEKIRAHYPVMEKVRLVNSGTEATMSAVRLARGVTGRNVVVKVDGCYHGHADGLLVSAGSGVATLGLQDSPGVPAAFAGLTLTVPYNDLEAVRELFSRRGDEIACMIIEPVAGNMGVVLPEPGYLEGLRAITAAHGALLIFDEVMSGFRAALGGAQRLYGVRPDLVTLGKVIGGGLPVGAYGGPAAFMDQLAPLGAVYQAGTLAGNPLAMAAGLATLGELERPGVAEGITAKLAALAEGLGDIARAAGVPVFQTRAGSMGCLFFQEGPVRNYDDAKKSDTARYAKFFWAMLDRGVYFAPSQFEACFMSAAHEDRHIDQTLDAARQAMAAL
- a CDS encoding YqaE/Pmp3 family membrane protein; this translates as MGLGRAIICLLLPPLAVFDKGCGALLLVTVLWLCGWIPGVIAAVVICRD